Proteins encoded by one window of Cylindrospermum stagnale PCC 7417:
- a CDS encoding LLM class flavin-dependent oxidoreductase yields MKFSLLYFSGDGSTIESDKYKLLLETAKFADNHDFSAVWTPERHFHPFGGLYPNPSVISAALAMVTEKIQLRSGSIVMPLQHPARVAEEWAIVDNLSHGRVGLSFAPGWHADDFLLRPENYAERKEVMWRDIETLQKLWHGEDIEFVGGTGNKVKIKTYPRPIQSQVPIWITCQSDNTFIGAAKIGANVLTSLLYATVDDLALQISLYRETLAQNGHNPKSGKVSLMMHTYMGDNEKLVKQKVKQPFCEYLKTHFGLVENLAQRINFQFNPENFTEEDRQQLLEFAFERYFQQGRVLIGTPETCGQTIARLQEIGVDEIACLVDFGLDFDVVMTSLDKLKDFKKVYQPQKEVSSYSAISLF; encoded by the coding sequence ATGAAATTCAGTCTTTTATATTTTTCTGGCGATGGTTCAACAATTGAATCAGATAAATATAAACTGTTACTAGAAACAGCTAAATTTGCCGATAACCATGATTTTTCGGCAGTATGGACTCCCGAAAGACATTTTCATCCTTTTGGTGGTTTATATCCAAATCCCTCTGTAATTAGTGCTGCTTTAGCAATGGTTACAGAGAAAATTCAACTCAGATCAGGTAGTATTGTAATGCCATTACAGCATCCTGCAAGAGTTGCTGAAGAATGGGCAATAGTTGATAATTTATCTCATGGTAGAGTTGGTCTTTCTTTTGCGCCTGGTTGGCACGCTGATGACTTTTTATTACGTCCAGAAAACTATGCTGAACGGAAAGAAGTCATGTGGCGCGACATCGAGACTTTACAAAAACTTTGGCATGGAGAAGACATTGAATTTGTTGGGGGAACTGGTAATAAAGTCAAGATAAAAACATATCCTAGACCAATACAATCTCAAGTTCCAATTTGGATAACTTGTCAATCAGATAACACATTTATTGGTGCAGCAAAGATAGGAGCTAATGTTTTAACTTCTTTACTGTATGCCACAGTTGATGATTTGGCGCTGCAAATATCTCTTTATCGTGAAACTTTAGCTCAAAATGGTCACAACCCTAAAAGTGGTAAGGTATCTCTAATGATGCACACTTATATGGGAGACAATGAGAAATTAGTTAAGCAAAAAGTTAAACAACCTTTTTGTGAATATCTTAAAACTCATTTTGGGCTAGTCGAAAATTTAGCCCAGCGCATCAATTTTCAATTCAATCCTGAAAATTTTACAGAAGAAGACCGACAGCAGCTTCTAGAGTTTGCATTTGAGCGATACTTCCAACAAGGAAGGGTACTGATTGGTACACCAGAAACCTGTGGTCAAACAATTGCACGTCTTCAAGAAATTGGAGTTGATGAAATCGCTTGTCTCGTTGATTTCGGTCTAGATTTTGATGTTGTCATGACAAGCTTGGATAAATTGAAAGATTTCAAGAAAGTTTATCAACCTCAAAAAGAAGTTAGTTCTTACTCAGCAATTAGCCTGTTTTGA
- a CDS encoding glycosyltransferase yields the protein MMRITIVSWGSDGDVLPYIALALGLKRAGHQVQLATLAEYQEVVTNFGVECIPMRWNFPSPTWLEKIFKFRRPLTTINLGYQQLKNGLLDELWRVCQEAEAIIFNPFSYPCFYIAEKLGIPCYAASVQAYHHTRVFPNAWVTNGKPLGSIYNWLSYTYFNQVHWQFMRGPINQWRQKILNLPSLPVWEGVMPQIQRQKTPILYCYSSSFLPKPSEWKDDNIHITGYWFLDTHDNWQAPTDLINFLSVGSPPIYISKLWNSKKLGRKILLKVLETTGQRLIVQCLDDDYLDDPSLKDKLFYIKGFIPHKWLFTKVAAVVHHGGGGATMSCLRAGVPSIAIPVQGDNDDLFWTLQVGQSGLGIPLILQRKQLLNEELPVEDLAAAIQVAISDQAMHTRLAEMSKRIQAEDGVMHAVEAFHRHLPVSKKSELSTF from the coding sequence ATGATGCGGATTACAATTGTTTCATGGGGGTCAGATGGTGACGTTTTACCTTATATCGCCTTAGCTTTGGGATTAAAAAGGGCGGGTCATCAAGTGCAACTTGCTACTTTAGCTGAATATCAAGAAGTTGTCACTAATTTTGGGGTTGAATGTATTCCGATGAGATGGAATTTCCCATCCCCAACATGGTTAGAGAAAATCTTTAAGTTCCGTCGTCCTTTAACTACTATAAATCTGGGATATCAGCAGTTAAAAAATGGTTTACTAGATGAGTTATGGCGTGTTTGCCAAGAAGCAGAAGCGATTATTTTTAATCCGTTTTCATATCCATGCTTTTACATTGCTGAGAAATTAGGCATACCTTGCTACGCAGCCTCAGTGCAAGCTTACCACCATACGCGAGTTTTCCCTAATGCGTGGGTGACAAACGGCAAGCCTTTAGGAAGTATATATAACTGGCTAAGTTATACGTATTTTAATCAAGTTCATTGGCAATTTATGCGGGGGCCAATTAACCAGTGGCGGCAGAAAATATTGAATTTGCCTTCTCTTCCTGTTTGGGAAGGCGTAATGCCCCAGATACAGCGTCAAAAAACACCCATTCTCTACTGTTATAGTTCTTCTTTTCTACCTAAACCATCTGAATGGAAGGATGATAATATTCATATAACAGGCTATTGGTTTCTGGATACCCATGATAATTGGCAAGCACCAACTGACCTGATAAATTTTCTGTCTGTCGGCTCACCACCGATATATATTAGTAAACTTTGGAACTCAAAAAAACTAGGAAGAAAAATATTGCTAAAAGTTTTAGAAACAACTGGACAGCGATTGATTGTACAGTGTTTAGATGATGATTACTTAGATGATCCATCATTAAAAGATAAGTTGTTTTATATCAAAGGGTTTATACCTCACAAATGGTTATTTACTAAAGTAGCAGCAGTAGTGCATCATGGTGGTGGTGGAGCAACGATGAGTTGTTTACGTGCTGGGGTTCCTTCAATTGCTATTCCAGTTCAAGGTGATAACGATGACCTTTTTTGGACACTTCAGGTAGGACAGTCGGGTTTAGGCATTCCCCTGATTTTACAGAGAAAACAATTGTTAAATGAAGAATTGCCAGTTGAAGATTTAGCTGCGGCAATTCAAGTTGCTATCAGTGATCAGGCTATGCATACTCGCTTGGCTGAAATGAGCAAGAGAATACAGGCAGAGGACGGCGTTATGCATGCGGTTGAAGCTTTTCATCGACATTTACCAGTAAGCAAGAAGAGCGAATTATCAACTTTCTAG
- a CDS encoding condensation domain-containing protein, producing the protein MMNDISQRIAALSPEQRALFELRLKKKSLNYVKTQSIPKRKDPNFLPLSFHQQVLWFLHQLDPDSPVYNIPVAILLEGVVNVKALEQSLNQIRQRHEVLQTHFLMVEGQPVQEKVADLTLELPVIDLHELPESNRQQLVQELAKQEAQRPFDISQEALLRVKLLRLCETQYVMLFTMHHIVSDAWSRGVIIRELAALYTAICCGQPSPLPELPIQYADFVAWQREWLQGEVLESQLSYWKKQLGDKLPVINLPTDKPRPDIQTFRGAKRSLILPESLNEQLRTLSQQQGVTLFTTLLAGFYILLNWYTGQEDIVVGTDVANRNYAEIEGLIGFFINQLVLRTNLSGNPTFQEFLIQVREVALGAYDHQHLPFQKLVEALNPERDLSRAPLFQVKFVLQNFPMQSLEFSDLKVTFLDDIDNGTASLDLYLAIVETNQSITAILQYNTDLFTSSNIDRFLLNFETILKTVVIQPESKLIDINKHLTLVNKQQAKFQKQEKQASAYERLKQIKRKEVFIK; encoded by the coding sequence ATGATGAATGATATTTCTCAAAGAATTGCCGCTTTATCTCCCGAACAACGAGCATTGTTTGAGTTACGTCTTAAAAAGAAGAGTTTAAATTATGTCAAAACTCAATCAATACCCAAGAGAAAAGATCCTAATTTTTTGCCCTTGTCTTTTCATCAGCAAGTGCTTTGGTTTCTTCACCAATTAGATCCAGACAGCCCTGTTTACAATATTCCAGTTGCTATCTTATTAGAGGGTGTAGTGAATGTAAAAGCACTGGAGCAAAGCCTTAATCAAATCCGGCAAAGACATGAAGTCCTGCAAACGCATTTTCTAATGGTTGAGGGACAACCTGTGCAGGAGAAAGTTGCAGATTTGACTTTAGAGTTACCTGTAATTGATCTGCATGAATTACCTGAAAGTAACCGACAGCAATTGGTGCAAGAATTAGCAAAACAGGAAGCCCAACGTCCTTTTGATATATCGCAGGAAGCATTGCTAAGAGTAAAGCTGCTGCGGCTGTGTGAAACTCAATATGTGATGCTATTCACCATGCACCATATTGTTTCTGATGCCTGGTCTCGTGGTGTAATCATTCGGGAATTAGCGGCTCTGTATACAGCTATTTGTTGTGGACAGCCATCTCCCCTGCCGGAATTGCCTATCCAATATGCAGACTTTGTTGCATGGCAACGGGAATGGTTACAGGGAGAGGTACTAGAATCTCAGCTTTCTTATTGGAAAAAACAACTGGGGGATAAACTTCCAGTGATTAACTTACCTACAGATAAACCCAGACCCGATATACAGACTTTCCGGGGAGCCAAGCGATCGCTAATTTTACCTGAATCCTTAAATGAACAACTTAGGACCTTGAGCCAGCAGCAAGGAGTAACGCTTTTTACAACATTATTAGCGGGATTCTATATTTTACTTAACTGGTATACCGGACAAGAAGATATTGTTGTTGGTACAGATGTCGCTAATCGTAATTATGCTGAAATTGAGGGGTTAATTGGTTTTTTTATTAATCAATTAGTGTTAAGAACCAACTTGTCAGGAAATCCTACTTTTCAAGAGTTTCTCATACAAGTGCGGGAAGTGGCTTTAGGTGCTTATGATCATCAACATCTGCCTTTTCAGAAGTTGGTTGAGGCTCTGAATCCAGAGCGTGATCTGAGCCGTGCACCACTATTTCAAGTTAAATTTGTTCTCCAAAATTTTCCCATGCAATCTTTGGAGTTTTCTGATTTAAAAGTAACTTTTTTGGATGATATTGATAACGGCACAGCCAGCCTTGACTTGTATCTAGCAATAGTAGAAACCAATCAAAGCATAACAGCGATTTTACAGTACAACACCGACTTGTTTACTTCGAGTAATATTGATAGATTTTTACTGAATTTTGAAACGATCTTAAAGACTGTTGTCATCCAGCCAGAATCTAAATTAATTGACATTAATAAGCATCTGACTTTAGTTAATAAACAACAAGCTAAATTCCAGAAACAGGAGAAACAAGCATCTGCCTACGAGAGATTAAAACAAATTAAAAGAAAGGAGGTTTTTATAAAATAA
- a CDS encoding TauD/TfdA family dioxygenase, with the protein MKKATNNQQKKEFLMVKRQAVSLTEKELIKIEYLHPDSNTPIVFKSVANDIEICDWLEDNQRLISEELNKHGAILLRGFNLDTASAFEKVCITVCPSLFHKNGEHPREAISGNVYTPVFYPADQKLLWHNENSFNHSWPQKIFFGCHRPAKRGGETPIVDSRKVFELIDSKIRDRFIEKNVMYLRNYNYGLGLDWQTVFQTKNKAEVEAVCRKGFIDFEWKNDGGLRTRSVRPAVVKHPKTGELTWFTQAQHWHISCLNLETREALTSSFCEEDLPRNCYYGDGSTIEDSIMEEICGVYQQLEVSFPWQTGDLLILDNLLIAHARNPYIGERKLFVAMGEMTSFHDI; encoded by the coding sequence ATGAAAAAAGCAACAAATAATCAACAAAAAAAAGAGTTTTTAATGGTTAAACGACAAGCGGTTAGTTTGACAGAGAAAGAATTAATTAAAATAGAATATTTACATCCAGATTCAAATACGCCTATCGTATTTAAATCAGTAGCCAATGATATAGAAATATGTGATTGGTTGGAAGATAACCAGAGATTAATCTCAGAAGAATTGAATAAGCATGGCGCTATACTTTTACGGGGATTTAATTTAGATACTGCATCTGCTTTTGAAAAAGTATGCATAACAGTTTGCCCAAGTTTGTTTCATAAAAATGGCGAACATCCTAGAGAGGCTATTAGTGGTAATGTGTATACTCCAGTCTTTTACCCTGCTGATCAAAAGTTATTGTGGCATAATGAAAATTCTTTTAACCATAGTTGGCCTCAAAAGATATTTTTTGGTTGTCATCGACCGGCAAAGCGGGGAGGAGAAACACCTATTGTTGATAGCCGAAAAGTTTTCGAGCTAATTGATTCAAAGATCCGAGATAGGTTTATTGAAAAAAATGTGATGTATCTTCGTAATTACAACTACGGGCTGGGGCTTGATTGGCAAACAGTTTTTCAGACTAAAAATAAAGCAGAAGTAGAAGCAGTTTGTCGAAAAGGTTTTATCGATTTTGAATGGAAAAATGATGGTGGATTAAGGACTCGTTCAGTACGTCCCGCTGTTGTCAAGCATCCTAAAACTGGCGAGTTGACATGGTTTACCCAAGCTCAACATTGGCATATTTCATGCCTAAATCTGGAAACAAGGGAGGCTTTAACCTCTTCATTTTGTGAAGAAGATTTACCTCGGAATTGTTATTATGGCGATGGCTCTACTATTGAAGATTCTATAATGGAAGAAATTTGTGGAGTTTATCAGCAGTTAGAAGTTAGTTTTCCTTGGCAGACCGGAGATTTATTAATACTAGATAATTTGTTAATTGCTCATGCACGTAATCCTTATATTGGCGAACGCAAGCTTTTTGTGGCGATGGGTGAAATGACGAGTTTTCATGATATTTAA